One Perca flavescens isolate YP-PL-M2 chromosome 16, PFLA_1.0, whole genome shotgun sequence genomic window, ACAAGCTCAAGatgtgtatttaaatgtttaagGGAATAGCCTgatattttggaaaatacactTATTATCTTTATTACTCTcccagtaaatatgaagctgaaACAAGGAAGCGCTTAGgttaggttagcttagcttagcataaagactggaaacaaggtAAAGTAAAATCTTGTTGTCACTATGAGATCGCCAGGCAACCAGCAACAACTTCAGGACGTCCCAGCCTAGAAATAGTCACACATAGCACATAATCCCAGTAACACCCTaacttgttgtttttacactttgtttcTGGTACGGATTACGACGAATTCAAGCTCCACACTGGacggaaaaaaacattaaattctGAAATTCATACAACACCTTAaccgctcaatggtgttttcagcctctccttccaggcagcgctgcctggaaggagacgttgggggcttaaaacatcGATAAACACCCTAAGCTGATTGccagctaatgttgtgtcagACTCTACAATCAATCCACTCACCTCTTCAGTTCTGATATCTGATCGTTGCCGTTGTCAAGCTTGTTCTCTGCTGACACCAGGTTGTTCTGTAGATACACAAGGATGGATTAAGAAATGGTATGGAGAGAACACATTTTGTATATCACTGCTGAAACAATCTTACATGTTTCAATAATAATCtaatataacaataatataaCAGTCCCAGTTAGAGATCTTTTACCTTCAGTCCCACGTGCTCCTTCATCAGAGAGTCGTATTGTCCGAGCAGCTGAGGAAACAAAGCGACAGAGACCTTGATCATGAAGAACATCAATGTTAACGCAGAGCTTTTCAAATGGAATAGGGATGCACTTATCGACCTTTTCTCTCCTGATACTTCTGCATACTGGTTCCTCGCTGTGTGTAAATGCATTGTGACCGTCCTAATGTATCTTAACATGAGGCTTTAACTGTAACACATCACTTCTTGACAAACAGAACTGTGCTGATTAGAAAAACaaggctcttttttttccttcttgttCTTCAGAAAGCAAAACCAACTAACATTGCAGAGCTGCTCCGTAGTGTTATTTTACTCTGGTTGCTAAACTTTCTTTGTTAATAAGATGCATTCTCTCTTATCTGGCTTTATGAAAcatgtaataaaatataatgctATTTTGTCCACTGTTTCAAAATGACATCTCCACGacaaatgcagaaaatgtaCTATCGGTAGTGCTGCACAGTTAATCAAATTTAaatcacgatcacgattttggcttcccacgatcaaatttgcatGATCGAgtgatatttaaaatgcgtcattctgttcatagaacgctccttatcaaagtttttgcaaagccaatctagcgctccataaacaactgtctgatcacgtgcctccatgagccaatcagagttgctccctgcaccgcgcagcttagtttttagatgtagacagtcacagaggacagaggaacctgaggaaaattccacaacaggcagtcggtcatcataagctggtcacgatgtttaccagtttaccagtaaatgcacatttttttccCGTCTGaacagcagtgaccagtgctagtttgtgtctgttagctcgtagctttagcagcagactgtttgacgtcccgctgttggaatcctgtcacactacaccgtttagctgtcagcattttagccgtgtttaatccagttactactgtggctaacggtaggctgacgttacctgctgtgtaacgtgttattagtgtttactatcGTGACTCGCagcgatgtttatgttgcctctaacgtgggtttcggggcatcagagcgcaacgcagacatgtaagtagcagtgtacaacaaacaataatataacaaataatcgtgataattaatcgtgatctcaatattgatcaaaataatcgtgattatcattttggccataatcgtgcagccctaactcTCGGAAAAACTACACTGAACTAACATGAGCTAAATGCCGGTTTCACAGTATTACAAGTTACAAGTATTAATGTGGATCAGTCACGTCTGGCCGGATTCCTGGTTTGTTTAACAACAGAGCAGGTATGGATCCAACTGATctgatcggtgcatccctaaatgGAAGAAACTTTTACACACCTCCCTGTTGACAAAATAAATCTTCAAGATAAAGAAAAATAGCAATTTTTAAAGTATTCTGATTATATCAACAACACAGCACGACATTTGATAGAGAAAACAAATGATAGCAGCAAGGTCCCAGTGAAAAGGGAACATTAGAGGTTTGAGATTATATGATAGTCTTAttgtattctctctctctctctctctctcccactcagACTCACATCCTGCAGCATCTTgtactctctctccctctttgccTCCCTCTCGTCAGCCTCCCTGCAGGCTTTCTGCACCGACTCCTCCAGCTGCCGTACTTGGGTCTTCAGACGTGCTGCCAGGGCGTCCTTCTCTTTACCCGAGCGTTTGCTTTCTTCTAGTCGCTGCTTCAGGGATTTCACAGTCGCACCCGCTACAGCGTACCGCTCCGGCCATTCTGCCTAATGACGGAAAGTCAGGACAATGGTAAAATATGAATAGTATGTATATGCTTGatatattaaaaatgatttgAGGAAAACACCCTTGGTGAAGTTTAAAAAGCAAAAGACTACATTAACCTCAATTACAGGGTATCAGCGACTtgtgtttaaagtgctcatattatgctcattttcaggttcataattgtatttagaggttataccagaatagatttacatggtttcattttcaaaaaacaccatatttttgttgtactgcacattgctgcagctcctcttttcaccctgtgtgttgagctctctgttttagctacagagtgagacatctcacttctgttccatctttgttgggagtcgcacatgctcagtagctaggtaaggactactagccagtcagaagcagagtatgagggcgtgccctgacagtacctaggtaaggactactagccagtcagaagcagagtatgagggcatgccctgacaggacctaggtaaggactactagccagtcagaagcagagtatgagggtgtaccatgctagcagctaggcgagcattataacgtgtgttacaaagtgaccacgttggtctctgaagtaaaggctggactacaatagagctgtttggagcagttggtgaacagtgttttctgttggagatggtaagtccctttgggggggactttgggctttttcactttgtaaccCTATAACgtgaacaaaaaaagatatataacacaataaagagaaggggaaaagccaaaaagcataatatgagccctTTAATGACTTAAAGCCCTTTTTGAAGAACAAATACAAAGAAatttaagaaaatgttttaGAGTGTCATATTTTAATTGCAGGGATTTGTTTGGGGCGTTAAATATGAATACAACAATTACAATCTGGTACGAGAAACAAATGTTTAGGTTGAAATTAAGGCTTCGTAaattcaagattttttttaagctgttCATGAATGGAATTTAAGGAGTTTGTAGCTTAAAAGGGCCTGCTGACCCTGTAATTAGAAAAGTATCATGTGAATTTGCTCTGGTTTTAGTCATTTTATATTTTCGTGAATAACAAGACTTGCTGGAAAACagaatttttttaacaacagaaTATCTACATCTGTACATAGACATATACACAAGTAGAAACCACTTATCATgacaaataatgtaaaaatgaatcTAAGGAATCATACCATTTTTTTCTCCAGTAAGCTGTTTGTTGCCTCTAGTTCTTGAACGCGAATGGTGGTCTCAGCCAGAGCTTTCTCTAGATGTTTGCACCTGTGGATGAACAGAAATCAAATTAATACAGAgttagaaaacaaaataaaatggacCCAAATTGAAGCATAAAGTCACGCTGGGGAAATGTGCATCCCTACAGGACTTCATGTGTGTGCCTTGACATCTGAAATATTTGAATATGAATCACTTGTATCCTCAATACTGCATCAAAACCTCAGAACTAACAGCCGGTTTAGTTCCCCCTTCAATTTGAACATAATTAAAGTATTTGCATTTATGCAACATGTTAAATGGATTGACTTCTGTGCTacggtaaaatatgtattttatggTTGCTCATGCATTGACAAATCTGTAAATATAACCAGTGTGAAAGTTCATTCTCGACCTTGGAAAGTAACTAGTAgcctgacaaaaaaaagtctgaacttAACGTCCAATAAGGAGTTTCCTCAGTTGTTGAAGAGACGATGTTAGTAAATATACCTTTTATTAGTCAAACTATTAATATGCTATATactgtagggctgtcctcgactaaagaaattcttagtcgactaacacataggattttgtcgactaatcgattagttgatttaatcgacagagctgtgcgctttgagaggtggttaagactagaaaagcacaatataaatgtagttcattaaccatctgtaaaactgagtttctccacaattaatcctgcaaaagcaccactttaaatcttgtgtttaccataaatgtgcttatgagtttcttggaaataagtaattaagcatgaataagcataaaaaatgattaattgactaaagaaatcttagtcgactaagaccaaaacgaccgattagtcgactaattgactaagaggtggcagccctaatatactgcaaataaaagtaaatactCACCTCTCTGTGAGGGCCTGGTTGCTCCTCTCTAAATCCAGGGGCAGATCTCtaagtttcagtttgtctcgCAGAATTTGAATCTCAGACTCATAATATGCTTTCAGATCAGCCACGTGTCGAGAGTGCTTCTCTCTCAGGTTCTGCCGAAGtctaaggagaaaaaaagaagaagatgaatgAAACCGGCGAAAGTGGAAGACTTCTGTGGGACTTAACAACACAGAGACATTTAGAAGCAAACTACTTCTTTTaatgaaaaacaacatttcTGAAGGCTTGCATGATAAGGCTCTCTTTGAGCCTGACAGATGGTTGAGATCCTCTGGCAGGGTCTCAGGGTCTGATAGGGTCTCTGTCCAGGTTGCTCAGCTTTGGATCCTCAAGCAGgcaaataataatactaataatgatttatactttattaatcccgcaagggaaattacaatgttttcactctgttgttattataatacacattacacacaggcctgaaatacacacacacgctcagtacctctacatgcactaatggacaGATGTCGGAGTGAGATAGCTGCCAATGGACAGgcaccccgagcagttgggccttgctcaagagcaagctgactgagctactgccacccaaaGTATATATACATGCATTTAAATTCTTTctttaaacagatttttttttaaatttaatttagttGCTTTCTCTATTTgttgtaaatattttaattatCATTGTATCTCATTTTATTTACTTCTTGGATCCTCGGtcggagagacagaaaaagcagGATCAACGATTCcctcatgtatttttttctatttcaatcTCATATTTCTAATTAATATCGAAATCGTGACACCTTTAGTATGTACTGTAACACTCACAGAGAAAGTACAACAGGATCCTCTAGTGACGAAGCTCTCTCCATGTGTGGACTGCCTGCAGGCTGCAGCGTAGCACCAGAGGCTGAACAGGGCTTCAGGGTGCTGGTGTGGGTGGGACTGCCCTCCTCCTCACTGGCTCTGCGTTGCTGGCTGGATGTGTGGGAATAGGGCTGGGTCTTATCCTGATAGTGAAACAGGACCGCCTGGGATAAGTTTCCCCACGAGCTTGGCACCTTAGAAGGGGAAGGTCCGGCAGCGGAAACGCTGGAGGTATCAGAGATGCAGTCTGTATCTCCGGGGTTGGGACTGCACTCCACCATGCTGTCGGGGCTTACAGGGGTCCCTACTCCGGGGGAGAGGTGGGGCTGAGCGGCAAACGAGGGGCTGCTGTAGTGGGAGGGTGAGGTGAAGCCAGAGGTGCGATCTGAATGCCGCTGGTTCGCTGCTGGGTCCAAGGTCAACACCTAAAGCACAAAGTTTGGGTTAGAGGCTCAGCCAAGGACTAAAGTGGTCACTGATGAGGCGTGGGACGTACCCGTGGTGACGAAGGACTGGACGTAACCGAGCCTTCACAGTCTGAACGTTTACAGTCTGGTCTCTGCTTGTTCTGATAGATCTCTCTGAGAGACAGCCGGGGCTCCTGAGATGGAGTCTACGAGGGACAGAGATCAGACATTTAGGAGGAGAGGTAATGCAAACCAGCAGCCTAACGCCCCCtctcagtcgactaatcggtcgttttgttTTTTGACGACTAAGATTACTTTAGCCGATCAGTCAagttttttcatgctgaatatTTCCAAGAAATTTATAAGAACAGATCTgctaaacacaagatttaaagtggtgcttttgcccgattctttgtggagaaactcagtttaacagatctgttgattaaatcaacttATCGATTATTCGACCAAATCatatgagtgttagtcgactaagaatttcttcgtCGTTTCTGAATATTCTCAGTTAATCTCCTCAAAGACAAAAGCTTACAGGTCGGCGACGGTGTCTTAcaggtcttttttttaattctaaaaTGGAAATATAAAAGTGTGACGCGAAAGTGGAATCCACAGCTGCTTGTTTAATCTTATTCTCTACTAGGTTGTTGGACTACTCATACTGTAACTCATCTCCCAATCAGAGCAGTCCCCGTTTCCACGGTGAACTGTTACTCACGAGACTCATAGATGCTTCTTGCAGAAGGAGGTAAGCGCCACTGTCGAAGCTGTCCGGTAGGGGGTGATACAGTTCATTCTCATTCAGACGCCAATAAGTGAGACCTAAGACACAGAGAAGAATGGAGTGTGATTTAATCtacttaaaattaaaattacatgTCTTGTATATTTCCAGCAATGATAGCCATACTGATAGAGTTAATTTTAAAGGATAAGTCTGGTGATGTTCTGTATTATTCTTAttgtcaaaaaaacaaacatgaaaagacCCAATCCCACCTACAGCCTGCTGTCACAAAtaatgtggattaatccgccGCTGAAATTAGTCCCCAACCAATGCACCATTAcctcctgtttgtttgatgAAAACTAAAGTgacaattttttgttttttaaagattattttttgggcatttttaggcctttagtgacaggacagctgaagacatgaaaggggagagagagaggggggaatgacatgcagcaaagggccgcaggtcggagtcaaactcgggaccgctgcatcgaggagtaaacctctatatatgggctcctgctctaccaactgagctatccaggcaccCTGACTAGCTGTTTTTAGGATATTAATGAgccaattaaaaaaatgaaatgatataTCTGTGAACACTTTTTGAAGATTTACAGTAGAAACCAATGTGTTTGGTACTTAAAGCCACCGACAGAGTAGAAAAATCAGAAAATGCTGAGAGCCGaactaacacattgttggttttggccTTTTAATAGAAGTTGTTGACcataagaaaaaaatgtaatattgccAGACTTATCCTTTAAATTCATTAACTAAAACAGAGTACATCAGATAAGCCGTGAGAGGGCAAaaatatggaaataaataaactaagggACATGACATGGACACTGGAGTAACTGTTCAGCTCTGCTTTCACAATGATTTCAGGTGACACCTAACAAAGTTGGTCCTTAAACCTTTCATAAAGGACACACATATATTAGTGAAATgtttgatgaaataaaacatacGAGAATTGACATTATTTCTCATTATGAAGCCCTCAGTGGTACAACAGTGCCATCTTACTGTCACTTGTGGTAATTGCAACAGGGCTTTATCTTTTATAAAAACATGTAATAAATACCCTGTACTGATCATTCTATGGTCACACTGTCAGTGACTTCTTCACGCTGTCCGAGCCTTGCTGTTCTGTGTTTTGTCTGAGTCAGTGAATTGTTACCTGATGCCTCAGACAACAGGCTGTCTGTCCTCCTCAGGGGGAAAGAGCTGGTAGATGGCCTGGACACTCGCTGCTGAAACTCAATAGAGATGAGCACATTAGATTCAGCGGAGGGAATGTAATCAGTATCAGCCACAACAGACATATGCATCTTCAATAAAAAGCACTACAGATGCAGGGCAGTGATTTTATTATCTGTTACCACGTGGTGAGTTGTACCTGGTCCTGGATGTCGGCGCTCTCTGGGGCGTTTTGTTCGTGAGATTCTCTGAGGCTGGGTGGCTGCTCCTGGTACTCGGGGATTTGTACTGAAGCTTGTCCTGCTTTGCTCTTCTTGGGCCTGAGTTTCTGCCTCTGCGCCCAGGAGGTCAAAAGCTGGCTGGTGCTGCCAACAGAACAAGTCAAGGTAAGTAGAAATGTAATTTCACTGATTAAATGTTGCTTATATCTTAACGGGGTTTCTGTAGAGTTCAAGTTCAATTCAAGACTTTTTAAAGACGCTTTTACAATACCAAACAGAATGCGGCCAAAGTAGGGCTGgacaatatggagaaaatcagatatcacgctATTCTTGACCATACATCAATATTGCAGCGATATTCCAAGGTTGACaactggtgctttaacaaaatatcttcacacttagattttagataaataatcatcagtaatgtggacataatgtctaagtggataaaggcaaataatagaacagctagaacagtctggtaagttcagaaaagtacatcactttactgtaatgtagcctttaaaaccaggataatacaacacttatgccatattacgatataacgatatccaaaatctaagacgatatctagtctcatatcacgatatcgatataatatcgatatattgcccagccctaggccAAAGTAAGGAAGATATCCATAAAAACCTGTGGGGACGATATGGCCTTAAATGATTGACAAAGTCCGTACATTTTCATATGAGATTTttatataaagaaaataatagttttcagtcatttgtctgcagctcattctgttaaaaaaaatcgtGAAATCGACTTAAAGTCATGAATCATATCTAATCGGGAGTTGAGTGCATCGTTACatctaggggtgcacgattcaggaaatgtcacgattcaggaaatgtcacgattcgatcaattttcgattcaaaaacggTTCTCGattcaaaaaaacatttcacagtatgtaaatgtagttacttttcccatgtgattgcagaagatatacaataaaaataaaaaactttgaaatatgaatacatttttggaattctatgaatcaatTTTGAATCAGTAGAGCCTGAATGTAGTTACATCCCTACCATTGAAGGCTGGGCTTTTTATGGATTTTTATTAGATAGTACAAATaggcagcaaagggccgtgggTCAGATCGAAACCCGGGCCACTGCCAAGGattcagcctacatggggcgcactcTCTACCGGGTGAGCAAAAGGTCGCTCCTTCAaggctttttttaatttaggaaACTTAAATTCATCCTTTTAAAGACTTTTAGGACCTGCAGACACCCTGTTATATAAAAAGTTTCTTCTAAACAACTCAGACGTACCCAGAGGTTCTCTGCTGGTAGCCTAATGGGTTATTTCCATCCACTCCGAGAGTCCTCACATGAGAATAATCCTGCTGGCACCCAATCACAGTTTTCTCCACGTCTTCCTGGAAGTTAGGGGACCAATCATGCTTCCCCCTCTCTTGAATACCATCCCCATCTTCGGCCGGAGACCCAGCATGTTCCAGACCTGTTTCCCCACCAGACAGAGTACCGTACCCACTGCTGAGCACCGTGGTTGCCCGCTCCTCCCCCTGGTTGGCGGTCTCTGATCTCTGGAGCGGAGGGGAAGGTGAGCTAAAAGGGGTATGGGCAGGGGCTGCCAGGCTGTCATTGGGACTGGCCACATTTTTGGGGACTTGGCAGTCACCGGAGATGAGGGTGAGAATGTAGTCCTTTGTGTTTGGGGTAGTTTTGGTCACCGAAGTTGGAGAGAACTGGATGCTGGCCTGGCGGTTCTGGAGCTGAACCAGGGCCTTAATTTCATCCTGAATCAACTGGGGGAATCACGTCATTGTTCCACGGGatgaaacaaatattttaaCATCATGATAAGACATGACCAGGGCCTGAATTTAACGCCCATATCTGTATTTATCCTTTATTACGTAAAACAAAATTGTCTGGTAAAAATCCTGTGTTGCTAGTGGATTTTAAAATCCACCTGCCACAGTGGCTCATGGCCAAAAAAAAGGACATGACTAGATGCAGTCTTACCTGTATTTGGCACTGGTATTGTTCTTGCTGAGCGAGTATTTGCTCTTGGTATTGCTTCTCAACCAGCTGAAACAGATGCAGCCATCGGccctttt contains:
- the mphosph9 gene encoding M-phase phosphoprotein 9 isoform X4; this encodes MSTDDSISEDVSSSGALSHCHVSADGDGGKESEASLVSSEGTSASGLAVSEGRRTTSQTTGGTVESRPMDITPACNKIRSLCLSTDEAFEQGKSLPFINPSSLETLRGLVQEIQSSGETNPEIWKDCEGRWLHLFQLVEKQYQEQILAQQEQYQCQIQLIQDEIKALVQLQNRQASIQFSPTSVTKTTPNTKDYILTLISGDCQVPKNVASPNDSLAAPAHTPFSSPSPPLQRSETANQGEERATTVLSSGYGTLSGGETGLEHAGSPAEDGDGIQERGKHDWSPNFQEDVEKTVIGCQQDYSHVRTLGVDGNNPLGYQQRTSGTSQLLTSWAQRQKLRPKKSKAGQASVQIPEYQEQPPSLRESHEQNAPESADIQDQFQQRVSRPSTSSFPLRRTDSLLSEASGLTYWRLNENELYHPLPDSFDSGAYLLLQEASMSLTPSQEPRLSLREIYQNKQRPDCKRSDCEGSVTSSPSSPRVLTLDPAANQRHSDRTSGFTSPSHYSSPSFAAQPHLSPGVGTPVSPDSMVECSPNPGDTDCISDTSSVSAAGPSPSKVPSSWGNLSQAVLFHYQDKTQPYSHTSSQQRRASEEEGSPTHTSTLKPCSASGATLQPAGSPHMERASSLEDPVVLSLLRQNLREKHSRHVADLKAYYESEIQILRDKLKLRDLPLDLERSNQALTERCKHLEKALAETTIRVQELEATNSLLEKKMAEWPERYAVAGATVKSLKQRLEESKRSGKEKDALAARLKTQVRQLEESVQKACREADEREAKREREYKMLQDLLGQYDSLMKEHVGLKNNLVSAENKLDNGNDQISELKRVISKLESQVKQLEHENQARARYSSHSSTQPSGAGLLHHPDLLLSPSKCKVEPDVTRRKSPCALSDQLNSGRKSPFPQTNQSSLHKKSHYPLNDHSSGTGSSVDTSSAGGSWRCASPPECEQSQPQQRHQEQSQREAGRRDGSSALTPMMRALIELEETRATESRAPWVGNPRTTVGFVERRHKEVIQERVGLQADRDGVKPGGLVARGGAAKRAAALLRAQRSLSPQGHRSSSLPPEHRNKLTTTPPKRGTLLMPMSAKSSPKRCPTENYSTAFGHSMPREEHLHKRIDGQVDQRRHSFHSSSPRKRLHFSSSDREDDLQQPESSGSMNPPERHSQLGWEDCRGSDLRDSYEDAAPLFLDRLHSLAEAEKLFDELTQEKLQIEAALSRMPGAGGRVTLQTRLDEVALENRLEVLNRELGSIRMTLKRFHVLRSSANI
- the mphosph9 gene encoding M-phase phosphoprotein 9 isoform X1 yields the protein MSTDDSISEDVSSSGALSHCHVSADGDGGKESEASLVSSEGTSASGLAVSEGRRTTSQTTGGTVESRPMDITPACNKIRSLCLSTDEAFEQGKSLPFINPSSLETLRGLVQEIQSSGETNPEIWKDCEGRWLHLFQLVEKQYQEQILAQQEQYQCQIQLIQDEIKALVQLQNRQASIQFSPTSVTKTTPNTKDYILTLISGDCQVPKNVASPNDSLAAPAHTPFSSPSPPLQRSETANQGEERATTVLSSGYGTLSGGETGLEHAGSPAEDGDGIQERGKHDWSPNFQEDVEKTVIGCQQDYSHVRTLGVDGNNPLGYQQRTSGTSQLLTSWAQRQKLRPKKSKAGQASVQIPEYQEQPPSLRESHEQNAPESADIQDQFQQRVSRPSTSSFPLRRTDSLLSEASGLTYWRLNENELYHPLPDSFDSGAYLLLQEASMSLTPSQEPRLSLREIYQNKQRPDCKRSDCEGSVTSSPSSPRVLTLDPAANQRHSDRTSGFTSPSHYSSPSFAAQPHLSPGVGTPVSPDSMVECSPNPGDTDCISDTSSVSAAGPSPSKVPSSWGNLSQAVLFHYQDKTQPYSHTSSQQRRASEEEGSPTHTSTLKPCSASGATLQPAGSPHMERASSLEDPVVLSLLRQNLREKHSRHVADLKAYYESEIQILRDKLKLRDLPLDLERSNQALTERCKHLEKALAETTIRVQELEATNSLLEKKMAEWPERYAVAGATVKSLKQRLEESKRSGKEKDALAARLKTQVRQLEESVQKACREADEREAKREREYKMLQDLLGQYDSLMKEHVGLKNNLVSAENKLDNGNDQISELKRVISKLESQVKQLEHENQARARYSSHSSTQPSGAGLLHHPDLLLSPSKCKVEPDVTRRKSPCALSDQLNSGRKSPFPQTNQSSLHKKSHYPLNDHSSGTGSSVDTSSAGGSWRCASPPECEQSQPQQRHQEQSQREAGRRDGSSALTPMMRALIELEETRATESRAPCKNSSSTHRVGNPRTTVGFVERRHKEVIQERVGLQADRDGVKPGGLVARGGAAKRAAALLRAQRSLSPQGHRSSSLPPEHRNKLTTTPPKRGTLLMPMSAKSSPKRCPTENYSTAFGHSMPREEHLHKRIDGQVDQRRHSFHSSSPRKRLHFSSSDREDDLQQPESSGSMNPPERHSQLGWEDCRGSDLRDSYEDAAPLFLDRLHSLAEAEKLFDELTQEKLQIEAALSRMPGAGGRVTLQTRLDEVALENRLEVLNRELGSIRMTLKRFHVLRSSANI
- the mphosph9 gene encoding M-phase phosphoprotein 9 isoform X2; translation: MSTDDSISEDVSSSGALSHCHVSADGDGGKESEASLVSSEGTSASGLAVSEGRRTTSQTTGGTVESRPMDITPACNKIRSLCLSTDEAFEQGKSLPFINPSSLETLRGLVQEIQSSGETNPEIWKDCEGRWLHLFQLVEKQYQEQILAQQEQYQCQIQLIQDEIKALVQLQNRQASIQFSPTSVTKTTPNTKDYILTLISGDCQVPKNVASPNDSLAAPAHTPFSSPSPPLQRSETANQGEERATTVLSSGYGTLSGGETGLEHAGSPAEDGDGIQERGKHDWSPNFQEDVEKTVIGCQQDYSHVRTLGVDGNNPLGYQQRTSGTSQLLTSWAQRQKLRPKKSKAGQASVQIPEYQEQPPSLRESHEQNAPESADIQDQQRVSRPSTSSFPLRRTDSLLSEASGLTYWRLNENELYHPLPDSFDSGAYLLLQEASMSLTPSQEPRLSLREIYQNKQRPDCKRSDCEGSVTSSPSSPRVLTLDPAANQRHSDRTSGFTSPSHYSSPSFAAQPHLSPGVGTPVSPDSMVECSPNPGDTDCISDTSSVSAAGPSPSKVPSSWGNLSQAVLFHYQDKTQPYSHTSSQQRRASEEEGSPTHTSTLKPCSASGATLQPAGSPHMERASSLEDPVVLSLLRQNLREKHSRHVADLKAYYESEIQILRDKLKLRDLPLDLERSNQALTERCKHLEKALAETTIRVQELEATNSLLEKKMAEWPERYAVAGATVKSLKQRLEESKRSGKEKDALAARLKTQVRQLEESVQKACREADEREAKREREYKMLQDLLGQYDSLMKEHVGLKNNLVSAENKLDNGNDQISELKRVISKLESQVKQLEHENQARARYSSHSSTQPSGAGLLHHPDLLLSPSKCKVEPDVTRRKSPCALSDQLNSGRKSPFPQTNQSSLHKKSHYPLNDHSSGTGSSVDTSSAGGSWRCASPPECEQSQPQQRHQEQSQREAGRRDGSSALTPMMRALIELEETRATESRAPCKNSSSTHRVGNPRTTVGFVERRHKEVIQERVGLQADRDGVKPGGLVARGGAAKRAAALLRAQRSLSPQGHRSSSLPPEHRNKLTTTPPKRGTLLMPMSAKSSPKRCPTENYSTAFGHSMPREEHLHKRIDGQVDQRRHSFHSSSPRKRLHFSSSDREDDLQQPESSGSMNPPERHSQLGWEDCRGSDLRDSYEDAAPLFLDRLHSLAEAEKLFDELTQEKLQIEAALSRMPGAGGRVTLQTRLDEVALENRLEVLNRELGSIRMTLKRFHVLRSSANI
- the mphosph9 gene encoding M-phase phosphoprotein 9 isoform X3 is translated as MSTDDSISEDVSSSGALSHCHVSADGDGGKESEASLVSSEGTSASGLAVSEGRRTTSQTTGGTVESRPMDITPACNKIRSLCLSTDEAFEQGKSLPFINPSSLETLRGLVQEIQSSGETNPEIWKDCEGRWLHLFQLVEKQYQEQILAQQEQYQCQIQLIQDEIKALVQLQNRQASIQFSPTSVTKTTPNTKDYILTLISGDCQVPKNVASPNDSLAAPAHTPFSSPSPPLQRSETANQGEERATTVLSSGYGTLSGGETGLEHAGSPAEDGDGIQERGKHDWSPNFQEDVEKTVIGCQQDYSHVRTLGVDGNNPLGYQQRTSGTSQLLTSWAQRQKLRPKKSKAGQASVQIPEYQEQPPSLRESHEQNAPESADIQDQRVSRPSTSSFPLRRTDSLLSEASGLTYWRLNENELYHPLPDSFDSGAYLLLQEASMSLTPSQEPRLSLREIYQNKQRPDCKRSDCEGSVTSSPSSPRVLTLDPAANQRHSDRTSGFTSPSHYSSPSFAAQPHLSPGVGTPVSPDSMVECSPNPGDTDCISDTSSVSAAGPSPSKVPSSWGNLSQAVLFHYQDKTQPYSHTSSQQRRASEEEGSPTHTSTLKPCSASGATLQPAGSPHMERASSLEDPVVLSLLRQNLREKHSRHVADLKAYYESEIQILRDKLKLRDLPLDLERSNQALTERCKHLEKALAETTIRVQELEATNSLLEKKMAEWPERYAVAGATVKSLKQRLEESKRSGKEKDALAARLKTQVRQLEESVQKACREADEREAKREREYKMLQDLLGQYDSLMKEHVGLKNNLVSAENKLDNGNDQISELKRVISKLESQVKQLEHENQARARYSSHSSTQPSGAGLLHHPDLLLSPSKCKVEPDVTRRKSPCALSDQLNSGRKSPFPQTNQSSLHKKSHYPLNDHSSGTGSSVDTSSAGGSWRCASPPECEQSQPQQRHQEQSQREAGRRDGSSALTPMMRALIELEETRATESRAPCKNSSSTHRVGNPRTTVGFVERRHKEVIQERVGLQADRDGVKPGGLVARGGAAKRAAALLRAQRSLSPQGHRSSSLPPEHRNKLTTTPPKRGTLLMPMSAKSSPKRCPTENYSTAFGHSMPREEHLHKRIDGQVDQRRHSFHSSSPRKRLHFSSSDREDDLQQPESSGSMNPPERHSQLGWEDCRGSDLRDSYEDAAPLFLDRLHSLAEAEKLFDELTQEKLQIEAALSRMPGAGGRVTLQTRLDEVALENRLEVLNRELGSIRMTLKRFHVLRSSANI